The Aspergillus flavus chromosome 2, complete sequence region GCTGCATAAGCGAAATGGCATGACACCTGAGCATCAGCGTGGTCACCTACCGCAGCATAATGCTTTCATCACTTTCTGAACGAAAGTGGGCTGCGGCTCATTGATCCCTTGAGCGCCCGGGCCTTGCTGGCTATTCTTCGTCGGGTTGGCTGGGCTTCCCATGCGACCCGGAATATTTGCGTTCGAGTTCTGGAACTGTGCCTGAGTGGACACCGTCGGTGTAGTTTCCATCCCCCCGCTCTGGCGCTTCGGTGGCATCCCGCCTTGGACGTTTTGCCGCTCGCGCGTCTTCCCCGCTCCCGGCTTCGCCGGAGAAGGGGGCGGGGGCTGCGCGGCGTTTAAACGGTCTGCTGTCACACCGGGCCTCTGGCTGCTGCGTAGCTGCTGAGCATGGAGCTCACGAGCAGACGAATTGGGAAGTGCATTGTTGTGGAGATGCTGCTGGGACGAGTACGACTTGTACTCCCATCCTCTTCCGTTGTTGAGCTTCATCCAGTCATATTCGCCGTCTTCGACCTCTCCTGCATTTTTCAGGGCTTGCGTGAGCAAGTCCCTCAAGTAGTCGTAATCAGGTGTGTCTTCGAACCCAAGGTTGCGGACATAAGTGAGGTACTTCGTAAACTCTTCTAGAGTTCAACGGTCAGCATGACTGTGCTAAAgcagaagggaaaaatatCGGTGAATAATACCAGGAAATCCTTCGCACAGGTCCTTGATCGCAGTAGTTTGTTTCTTCTCGCCAATCTTCTCGTACTTCTGCTTGTTCGTCGCGGCTTTCAGCCCTTGCCATGGCAGACCTCCTCTCAAGAAGTACATGAAAACGTGACCCAAAGCTTCCAGGTCATCTCTCCGGGACTGCTCCCGGCCCAGGTGGGTGTTGATACTCATGTAGCGGGCTGTACCGGACAGCGACTTTCGCTCACGATAAGGGATGTGTTGCTTCGTTTTTGGATCACGGTATTGCTTGGCCATACCAAAGTCGACGACATGAATGACGTTGGCGGCCTTGGAATTAGGGCGGCCGATGAGGAAGTTGTCGGGCTTGATATCACGGTAGATCAGATTTTTCTCGTGAATCGTTTGGACGCGAGAGAGCTGAAGATAACTGTTAGACATTATGCATATAAGATAGTCGGTACACGCACCATCTGCTTAGCCACCATCACAACTGTCTTTGTCGAGAAGCGACGATTACAGTGATCGAAAAGATCCTCAAGACTCGGACCAAGTAGGTCGATAACCAAGATGTTATGTAGACCCTCCTGGCCGAAGTAATAGACATTGGGAATGCCCGCTGCGTTCAATCAGAACCACGTCTTCTATTATGAGTATACTCGTTCAGTACTTACGACATCCGACCAAAATCTTGTATGTCCGATACTCATCGCGGAGTTGTGGTGCATCACTTTTCCGTGGTTCCTGGGTTTGTCAGTATGTCGgatctccagctcctccatcgAGACGGTGCACGCACGAATTTGATGGCCACTTGCTGATTATTCAAAAGGTTCGTGCCCTCAAAGATTACACCGAACGATCCTTCAccaattttctttcccaccCTGTAGTGGACACCCACCACGTtggacgacgacgatgacatGGTTGCAATGGGTATTGGGTGACGGTAAGCGGAAGGCTGATTTCACCAAGGGACAGTTGGGTCAGGAGACTCGATCCGCAGGCTCGGCACGTGAAAGACTAGTCTGCGAATAGATCGAAACAGTCAGCAAGGTAACAAGGGGAACGTCGATTAACACCGATCGACCGGAATGGGATGATTATTTGCAttggaagcaaaagaaagggaggagaggCTCACAGAAAGCCTGTTTGCAATCTAGACCATTCATTCACGAGTTTGATGTATGCTGGAACCGGCACAACAAGACGGGGGCAACGGGCGGAGGCAAATCGACGGCTATCCGAAGAAGTCGCACTGATAGTATCAGGCGAAGAGATAATTGTATACCCTTTGGAAGCGGTTGATGGGGGAAAAGTCACGGAAGTGAAGTACAGGCAATTATCTCCGGTAGGCCGACAGTCGGAGCTGCAGGTTGACAGTTTAAGGTGCGCTGTGGAAAAGGGAGGATcgtaaaaagaaaaaaagtggGTTCGGTCGaggaaggcaaaaagaggaaagaaaaaggaaaataattaaaaagtgAGAATTACTCCCTGGTACTCACCAACTGCGTCGCAGTACGATTAACCGCACTGAGCAGTGGTTTGAAAGGATTGGGAGAACggagaagggaaggggaaggaagaagggtGAGGTTCCAAAGAGTAATGGAGGACGAGGGAATGGGGAGCGATGGGGAACTATGAGTGGATAGAACGGACTTTAGGTGAATAGGGAACACACCAGTGGTATGGACACCTGAGCCTAcggggagagggaaaaattaggaacaaaaaaaagaaaaaatgaggcggaaagaggaggaaagtCAAGAGGGAGGGAAGGCGATGGTTGGACGACGAGCGGGCGACTTGTCACTGGTCCGTCGACTTCGTTCCGTACCTGAAGGCTGAGGTACCATTCAACTTCCATACATTACCCGGCTGCCTGCCTTGAGGGTTAGCGCGTATGGGAAAGGCAGTGTCGGTATTGACTAGCGGAAACATAATCTCTGAAGATCCTTTAGGGGAGAACCGTGGTAATTTTCAGAGATCCCTCAATCGTTGTCATAGTATATACTAGGCACCATACATCTACCAAGTACAGGGAATACAATTTCGAACAGGACCTACGGAGTGTACACCAGGAAAAACGTCATCAGCATCTGAAGAACTGCGAAATCAAGACATCGCCAGGAGGAACAAGGAAAACAGGGAATTCCGTATGGGACCTCGACTCGCCCTAGTACAGGGACTGGAGTCACTGGACTGTCTTAGTGGCTCCCTTAGCGCTCGGGCTGTTGGGCGATGAACGGTTGAAGCCCGGACACTAACTTCCTAGGGAGATAGTAAGTGGATTTCGGGGTCGTTCTGGCCAGACTGGCAGCTAAGATTCCAAACGGGGAGGGATTAGCTCGAATACATGGgaatggatgtatgtatgtatacgATCCAGGAACAATTGTTCCAGTCATTGTTCGTCGCGTGCTTCCCCATCGTAGATACCCAAGGATCAAGACGTCCATTACCTGGGGTGGAAATGTTACATGAATCTGGGGAACCCAGATCAATAGAAGATTTCAATTGAGAGACATTCATTGTGTAAGGAGACCCATGTGGATATGCGCAGGTTCCAACTGTTACTATGGTTActcttttggttttttttttttttcatttccgTAATACCCTGTCGGCCTATGTACCTTTTACTACTAAGTAAATGATCCTCGGCCATGTGCAGGGTAAAATTCCCGTATGATACCCGTGATATAATACATACCTTACCTTACAACAAACCTTTCAGAGTTCAATTGGGGAGGGTCATTGATTGGCTTTTCATTTCCCATCGTCGTTCGGCCCCCTACCCAAAGGTAGTACCTCAACTTCGTACTGTACTGTACCACGGAGGACCACCCCTTCCCCATAAATAAATATCCATACCTACAAGATAAGCGAACAATCCAGGtgcatactccgtacatctAACGAGAGCGGATTGTCCCTCGCTTTAACCTCAAAGTCTATAGCTGCAGGACAACATACATGtgttaattttttttaaagccAGGTACGGAGATCACAATGCTAGCTGTCAACCAGCTCCTACTCAAAGCAGTCGTCGGCAGACGCGGACTAAAACGACGACTAGTTCATTGCTTTGCTGGCGGTGCCCCTGACCAGTCTATACCCTGCGGCATTTTAAGGATCAGTTTCTTTTACCGTTTTCATCGTCTATAGTACTACATGCTCCGAGGAATACTCAATAGTGGCTTTGTTCGCTTCTTTTGTCAAAAACATATTAACTCGATCGAACGCGCCGCTTCGATACTCACCCGCCATTCAGGGGAGCACATCGGCTTTTGAGCACGCGCCCTTTCGCCGGGTAGCTTAGATTTCCAAATTTGGGAAAATGGGACCAAAGCCACTCCTTAATCAGAAGGTGCCACTTTTtctgaagagaaagggaaaagaaaaaatttgaaaagagaagagaaaggagagaagcACGACGAGCAAGGATGTCGAACCTCGGCGTATCGTTGAgctctggaaagaaaaaagttcATACCTAGTCTTCATATACAGGCATATACAGGTACACCACTCGTAGACCGTGTAAGACATATATCGCCCCTTTTCAAAGAGGACCCAGAGAGGTACTACTGGTAGTAGCCAGATAAAAATCACGCCACTAGGAACCACGGTCAGGCTGATTTTGGATCCCCCCCCTTCCCTTTAACCTGACCTACATTATTTATCAACACACGATTGATGGTCCGTGGTTACAACAGCCACACCGATCGTTCGGCAGGCATCGGTATTGCGAAGCGTCCTGTTAGTGGACAATCCTCTCTACTTCTATATCGAAGTCATCATGGGCGATCTCCCTTAACTTTCAATAAATATATGCCAGCTGAACCCCTAGAGATACTCCACCATGGAACATCCGCCAATGATTCTGCATTTGTGGCTCCGCGGGTTGTTGGTTCCCCATCCCACTGGACCATAGGAGCTCATTTTGATCTCTGGGAGTTTGAGAAATACATCCATAGTACATAATTTCTCTGTTGACAATTGGATTGATATTAATAATTGTATTGGTTTGCGGCGGTGCCGATTCTTACCCCATAAGTAGATCATCATAAGTTctacaaatatatatatatatatatataaaggtCGCTCCTAAGCCACAAGAAGGGCTATGCTTTATCCACAAACCCACGATACCACGTATTTTCACCGTGATAGGTATCCAATAGACCTTATAGGAAGTAACATAGAGCGTCAGGAATATAATCTACGTCCTACCGGCGAAGGATGCATATCCTAGTCACTACAAAGCGCGGGGTCTTGGGAGACACCGTCAGTGCGTAGTGAATGGCGCTGTTGATTCTCTTGATATATCAACCAAGGAGTATAAACCTTGGTGATATGCATAGCAACAAGCGGCATATACAGTTGAACAGCCACCCAAAACATTGAAAAGCTCCACCTGACACGTAGGTGACCCACCAAACAGCCCTCGCATGTATTTTCTTGTAGGGCAGTGGTGCGCTTCCCGGCGGTTGAAACCCACACACCATGCCGCCTTGAAACGGTTCTACGTGGAATGGAGTGATTGGGCTGAGGCCTCACATCTGATCATGGTTTCTGCAGGGGCACTGCTCGAAGGTCTGATCCATTTGTAAAGTGTCTCATCGATACATGCCGCACGACGAGTGAGAGATGGAAAGTATAAGCTGAAGGTGGTCAAGATGAAACATCAACAACCCACGCCTGACTGGTCTGACTTGCAGAGTATTAATGCACCGAGATGAATATGACATCGCAACCATGAAACGTCCGGTATTTCGTAGAGTACTTTAATTAAGTATGACAAGTATTCCGTCACAGCTGGCCAGCAGGGATATCCTCCGCCTCGCTTCCAAGCTCATCTGCGAGAAGGTCTTGcccgtcctcctcctcaccttcatcctcatcgccgTCCTCATCAGAGTCTTCCTCGCTGCTGGAGCCACTACCGTCGTTGCTATCATCGCTGCCGGGATCAtagtcttcttcgtcctcatcttcctcgtcatctagCTCGCGCTGCGCCTTCTGCAGCTCGCTTTCTTCCTCAACAGGACCATCCGCATCCATAGCACCTTCCTCCCCAGTCTTCGCTCcattaatattatatctctTCGCACGTCGGGCTTCTGCAAGACTAGCATCCTGTAGACCGTGCTTCTTGATGTAAGCATCGATTCCGGCAAAGTCCGCCTGATCGATCATAGAAAACTCCAGTTCCTGCGTTTCATCACTCGAAGTAGGCCGAGCCACAATGTTAAGGTTGAAGGTTCGCTGGAGCACAGAGGTGTATGAGATCGAGTCGATGTTCTCGAAAGCAAAAAAAACTAGGGGCTTCTTAAATCCAAACAATATGCCGGTtgacaaaaagaagagatagcCTATAGTAGACAATGTGTTAGCTGAAGACAAACCAATATCGGCGTCCGCTGATGGCAACCGTACCTTCCTTACTGCCACGGAAGGCCTTGACATGATAcgctttctctcccttccgATGCGCCTCAGGCATAGCACTGACAAATTCCCTCTCATCTGGACGCACCACCTTTGTCTGCGATAGGTTCTCATTCAGCATTTGCCTTACAACATTCTCAGCTGTTTGCCCGTCGTTGCTTCCCATCTGTTGTCCATTGCCCGAGAATGCAGCCCTGGGAGGACCGTCATTGACCGTCCACACCATCGCCTCGGGGGCAGTTTCGCCCTCCGGTGGTGAATTTATGCCATCGCCATATTGAGGGATAATGCAGAAGTTGAACTGTTTCTGATTCTTTTCCGGGACAGGAAGGCAAAGGACATGTTCTGTATCGACCAACACAGTTAGCGCCAAAGTCATGGAGACTGGTCACCAAACTTACGTATTTTGTCCACGTGGATGCCAAACTCCACTGCCTTCGACGTCTGATTCCTTGCGCGAAGAAAACCGCGCCCGGCCGTAATCTCGAGTGTAAGCTTTTTCCGTTGCGGAAGAGCGAAGGAAATATCCTGCATATAGAATTGTAAGGGCGCATCGGCTTTCAAATCGCCTGGCGATTGTGCCTGTCCTGCAGTATCTCCATTCTGTAGCTTTCGTTTCTTCGCCGCAGGACCGTCTGTAGGCGTCTCTACAGGCTGAACGGGGGCGCTCGCATTCCTGACCAGCAGGCTGGAGGTATATTTGGCAATGTCCTCGAAGAGAGGTATATACTGCGGGGTAGTCCCTGTAAAGCCGTAACGGGCACCAGTCAATTCTCTTTGGCTCCTGGACCCGGGTCTGGTGTTGGGTTACGCACCGATCGCATCGTAGACTCGTTTCTTCAAAGAAGGTTCGGCGGCGAAAGCATCTTCAATGGCTGGAATCTTTTTCGTAGCCGATAAATTTATTGCGGCGAATGCCATAGTTGGGAAAGAGCAGCCCCGGGTTAACAAAGCCGAATATAATGTCTTGAGAAATGGGGCTGCGTGAAGGTTGTTGAAGGGAGAGATGGGGGATGGAAACTTCGGGCGCGGAGAGATGATGGATAAGAGAGATTGCGAACCACTCCCCTGGCGGTTGTCGACCAAAGATAGTCCAAACGCAATCGGGGGCTTAATAGCGACCAGTCATTAGCCCTATTGGCTCTTCAGAGACATCCCAATCTAACCAGGTTGCTTCCTTCCTCCGTAGATTCACTCTCAAGCCTGGAATGTAAGCGAAAACCTAACATGGTAATCTTATCTTATACAATCATATTCTATGCTACAGTGGTACATTTGTATACATCCAAGATTCAAACAAGTAAGAGGGAGAACAGAAATTATTCCTCTGGCACACGTCCCATCACACCTAAGCTGATTACGCTTTGTTCGccaccttttctttcaaGAAATTCTCAATGAATCCGGCCGTTTGGTCGTCCATGAGCATATTGCCATTGGCATCCCTTCTCGCATCCAGgcgctccttcttcttggcctgtATCATGGCGATCAGTTCACCCTTGGGTGTCAACAAAGACCTGCTTTGAAGGTACTCCTTTCTGTaatcttccatcttcttcgcctcaACCCATTCTGGATCGTGCCGTGTACGGTATTTCGAGAACTTATTCCGGAGCTCATCCAGAACACTGGGAGGGAAGGGTGCATAGTGCAGCGATGGTGTCCAAGTCGGCGTTTCAACTTCCATGCGTAGCGTATCCCACTCTTCGTCATTCAAAACTGGAGGTTCACGGCGAGGCCATGGGATTTCGATATTTTCGCCGGAGATGTATCTGGTATGTCTGGGGGTTTCTGTGCCATGTTCCCGTTCAAGAATTGGCTCTCCACCGTGAACGTGTTCAACCAAGACGTCTCGTGTTTGTCCAGTAGCTGGATCGTCAAGGGCAACGACGAGGCGGACATCATCGATGGGAATCGGCAAGGCCATCGCGTTGACAGTGCCCTTGTTTCCGTATTGTGAGTTGATCCAACTGGGAAGGTGCACATCATTCTGCGGAATGTCAAGAGTCAGTCAGAGGCGAAGATACCATGAGGATAGTGGGTGTAACCGCAAAAACATACCATGTTGAGATCCCTCACGTTAACCGTCTCGTTGCTTGTATCCACACGGACAACCTCATTGATCTTGCCCTTATCCCGGCCCTTCATGATACACACTCGATCTCCCACGGCGATGTTGATATATTTCCTCCTTAGGTGCTTGGGGATAGGTGGTGGGTTCATTGCCTGGGGGCTCAGGGCACCGAACGATTGACCCTCAAATCCGGCATCGCGCTGAGGTGCCAAAGGCCCGCGGAGCCAGTCTTCTCGTCGTCGTTGCCTCTCAGCGCGGATGTTATCGAGCTCTATGCGGTTCAAAGCGAACCGCTGTCTCAGGTGGTCTTTGAATTCTTCACGCTCAGCATCTTTAACAGCTCGAACTGCCTTTCGCTGGGCCTGGTTTCTTGCCAAAGCCGTCCTCCGGATGACCTTCTGCATATTGAATGGTGCGGTACCAGCAATGGCTGAGCGACGTTCCCGCGGAATCTCTAGGGACCGGGTGATGCTCCGGGAGGGAAAATTGCGGCCGTCACGACCACGTGACCATATTGTCGCTCAGGTTTCAAGGAGCCAATGGGAAGATCCGATAGGGGTGCCTCCGTATTAGTAGATGTGGAAGTAGTATATGCATACTTCGataaatagtaatagcactgtactccgtacaccgTACACAAGGCATTTGCCTGGCCTTTGTCAGAATGTGCTGAACCACGAGAGTGTATGAAAAATGTATAACATGGCGCTTAAGTGATAAGTCGGAATCACTCATTGCGATATATCCGTCTACATTTTAACTAGGTTGCTGACTTGATGCGTTACCCCATATAACCAACACGGTAGTACCATATGCATACCTCTCGACATAGACATAGCATGTCAAAAAATATCAAAGGATGTGTTACCGCCAGGGACGTTTCATacgagggggaaaaaaacagGATACCTGTGTGATAGGGCACTTTGTACAAATTCGAAACATGAATATTTGCCTCTAGGGTAGCTTAGAGAACTGAATCTCGACAAAGAGGTAACGGCACCTTTCCGAGGTCTAGCCTCCCCCTACCTACATTTATGCCCTAGATAGGTCAGTTGAGTAACGTTGAGTGGCTTCTGGATCCTAGAAGTGAATGCTATGTTTGCAAGGACCAGAGTTACTTTTGCGCAGGAATTTTAGGGCCTGGATTCGAGAAATTCAGCGGTACTTCAGATATGCAGAACCAAGAAGAATGGTCTAGCCTCACTGCCGGAGAGTATGTCCACTTCAGCGCCACAGACTATCCCTTAGGTCCGGACTGCACCCACACAGGCATAAATGTATCACAGACTGCTTTAAGGCTTTGTTGTATGTCAACAAGGccttcttgttttctttcctttttgggcTGGAAGCTTTCGATCGGGACTTGTAGCGAATTCCAGGGGAGTCCTGTCCTCAGCTAGGCTTTTCTGCAGATTCCACCTTCAGCTGAAAGTATGCATATGCAATCTTTACTGTGTGTGCAAGGCTGACTGGTCCCGATCATGTAGGAGTCGTAAGACGAGTCAAATCCTTCCTTGGCTTGCCTAGGGCACTGCTCTTTTATGATCAAGAGACAAATAATTTACATCACCCCCAGGAGCTTTCCCATCTAGCCTTGCAAGTACCCTGACAATTATGATGTCACGGGTGAAGAGCAAATGCTTGATGCAGTTAGACAACATATACAGGGGCGTGATCACCATTGATTGCGTCAGTCACATTGTCAGGATTCTTGTTGAGTGCTGCATAGGCTGTATGCTGCTATGCACTTTGGAATTACCATTGATTCGAAAAGTAACAATGCCGGCAAAGACAGCCCAATGAAGCCTCACAGCCAGTTAGAAAGGTGGATCAACCAGCATGGTTGCATATCGGACTGAGTCACAGCCGTTTCCCAGAGAAAAGATAGAGACAAAGATATCCGCACTTGCTGCAAGGCGTTCACTGCTCTGGGTTTAACCGTGGCTGAGGCCTTCCTGCAAGCCGGTAATAAGCGCAGACCTGGGTGGTGGCTGGTATGACCACCTGTGAGAATAGTTGACATTGGTTTTGTGGAAGCCTTCGCACTTGCAAGCAAACTGCCagtagaggaggagaggttACCCCAGAGTAGTTTCATATGATGAACACGTGAGATGTATTAAGTTTGTATTGAATTGCTAGGACTAGGTGTACAGTATACTGGTTATG contains the following coding sequences:
- a CDS encoding kinase-like domain-containing protein, which encodes MSSSSSNVVGVHYRVGKKIGEGSFGVIFEGTNLLNNQQVAIKFEPRKSDAPQLRDEYRTYKILVGCPGIPNVYYFGQEGLHNILVIDLLGPSLEDLFDHCNRRFSTKTVVMVAKQMLSRVQTIHEKNLIYRDIKPDNFLIGRPNSKAANVIHVVDFGMAKQYRDPKTKQHIPYRERKSLSGTARYMSINTHLGREQSRRDDLEALGHVFMYFLRGGLPWQGLKAATNKQKYEKIGEKKQTTAIKDLCEGFPEEFTKYLTYVRNLGFEDTPDYDYLRDLLTQALKNAGEVEDGEYDWMKLNNGRGWEYKSYSSQQHLHNNALPNSSARELHAQQLRSSQRPGVTADRLNAAQPPPPSPAKPGAGKTRERQNVQGGMPPKRQSGGMETTPTVSTQAQFQNSNANIPGRMGSPANPTKNSQQGPGAQGINEPQPTFVQKVMKALCCGR
- a CDS encoding putative negative regulator of DNA transposition (hypothetical protein Ao3042_00904): MAFAAINLSATKKIPAIEDAFAAEPSLKKRVYDAIGTTPQYIPLFEDIAKYTSSLLVRNASAPVQPVETPTDGPAAKKRKLQNGDTAGQAQSPGDLKADAPLQFYMQDISFALPQRKKLTLEITAGRGFLRARNQTSKAVEFGIHVDKIQHVLCLPVPEKNQKQFNFCIIPQYGDGINSPPEGETAPEAMVWTVNDGPPRAAFSGNGQQMGSNDGQTAENVVRQMLNENLSQTKVVRPDEREFVSAMPEAHRKGEKAYHVKAFRGSKEGYLFFLSTGILFGFKKPLVFFAFENIDSISYTSVLQRTFNLNIVARPTSSDETQELEFSMIDQADFAGIDAYIKKHGLQDASLAEARRAKRYNINGAKTGEEGAMDADGPVEEESELQKAQRELDDEEDEDEEDYDPGSDDSNDGSGSSSEEDSDEDGDEDEGEEEDGQDLLADELGSEAEDIPAGQL
- a CDS encoding mitochondrial 54S ribosomal protein uL24m; the protein is MQKVIRRTALARNQAQRKAVRAVKDAEREEFKDHLRQRFALNRIELDNIRAERQRRREDWLRGPLAPQRDAGFEGQSFGALSPQAMNPPPIPKHLRRKYINIAVGDRVCIMKGRDKGKINEVVRVDTSNETVNVRDLNMNDVHLPSWINSQYGNKGTVNAMALPIPIDDVRLVVALDDPATGQTRDVLVEHVHGGEPILEREHGTETPRHTRYISGENIEIPWPRREPPVLNDEEWDTLRMEVETPTWTPSLHYAPFPPSVLDELRNKFSKYRTRHDPEWVEAKKMEDYRKEYLQSRSLLTPKGELIAMIQAKKKERLDARRDANGNMLMDDQTAGFIENFLKEKVANKA